From one Amaranthus tricolor cultivar Red isolate AtriRed21 chromosome 17, ASM2621246v1, whole genome shotgun sequence genomic stretch:
- the LOC130803780 gene encoding uncharacterized protein LOC130803780, with protein sequence MEARVEAIEETLHRLVQHLTQNERGNQQRQPHHPHDDQEDRMIRIDLKDFDGHSNNPEEYLEWEASMDRYFEYRETTPDKQYKIAKMKLTKLAAMWLEGAQRQRLREHRERIDTWDKLKKHLNRKYVPVNFKHQLYIKWSTLSQRGRSVAEYIQEWEKLVVMCEIEDAEDLKLTKFLSWLREDVRDQLMTMPTLNLQTAFNLALMYKQNYNKRRMTWNNYNKSPKTYPPKQFKPISPKAQRKTEQPTNVPGRIPVPLNKVVCFKCHDHGHYKNDCPNIRVFTAQEWREIREDTQPKMMLVVRNGRVEENWPPVAENELDGSSIVDDFGKTVRYEQSTDEEEFEEGQEKVLPEDGCYNLIIRRNLHTTYEEQESNQRENIFQTTCKIKDQVCEMIIDGGSESNCASLDLVTDLNLKTRPHTHPYKLKWLDNNATGSVNKKCLIGFAIGSYKDQVLCDVLEMTVCHVLLGRPWQYDKKSMHNGFTNTYTIRHEGKLKELIPLPPHKVIPPPVRKPVHLIR encoded by the coding sequence ATGGAAGCAAGGGTAGAAGCCATAGAAGAGACCTTACATAGGCTAGTTCAACACCTTACCCAAAATGAAAGAGGGAATCAACAACGCCAGCCCCACCATCCTCATGATGATCAGGAAGACAGAATGATAAGGATAGATCTTAAGGATTTTGATGGGCATTCTAATAATCCTGAAGAATATTTGGAGTGGGAAGCAAGCATGGATAGGTATTTTGAATACAGAGAGACCACACCTGACAAGCAATACAAGATAGCTAAGATGAAACTCACTAAACTTGCTGCCATGTGGCTAGAAGGGGCTCAGAGACAGAGGTTGAGGGAGCATAGGGAAAGGATTGATACTTGGGATAAACTCAAGAAGcatttaaatagaaaatatgTTCCTGTCAATTTCAAGCACCAATTATACATCAAATGGAGTACTTTAAGCCAAAGAGGAAGGAGTGTGGCTGAATATATACAGGAATGGGAGAAATTGGTAGTGATGTGTGAAATTGAGGATGCAGAGGACTTAAAGTTAACCAAGTTTTTATCATGGTTGAGGGAGGATGTCAGGGATCAGCTTATGACTATGCCCACATTGAATCTACAAACAGCCTTCAACTTAGCCCTAATgtataaacaaaattataacAAGAGAAGGATGACATGGAACAACTATAACAAGTCCCCTAAGACCTACCCACCCAAACAATTTAAGCCCATATCACCCAAGGCGCAGAGGAAAACAGAGCAGCCTACCAATGTACCTGGCAGGATACCTGTGCCCCTAAACAAGGTAGTGTGTTTTAAGTGTCATGATCATGGACATTATAAGAATGATTGCCCTAATATTAGAGTCTTTACTGCCCAAGAATGGAGGGAGATTAGGGAGGACACCCAACCCAAAATGATGCTGGTGGTAAGAAATGGCAGAGTGGAGGAAAATTGGCCTCCAGTTGCTGAGAatgaactagatgggtcttccATAGTAGATGATTTTGGAAAGACAGTAAGGTATGAGCAAAGCACTGATGAAGAGGAATTTGAGGAGGGACAGGAGAAGGTTTTACCTGAGGATGGGTGCTACAATTTGATCATTAGAAGGAACCTACACACCACATATGAAGAACAAGAAAGTAACCAAAGGGAAAACATCTTTCAAACCACGTGTAAAATAAAGGATCAAGTTTGTGAGATGATAATTGATGGGGGAAGTGAATCAAACTGTGCTAGCTTGGATTTAGTGACAGATTTGAACCTGAAAACCAGGCCACACACACATCCATACAAGCTCAAGTGGTTGGACAACAATGCCACTGGTTCTGTGAACAAGAAATGTCTAATAGGGTTTGCTATAGGGTCCTATAAAGATCAAGTGTTGTGTGATGTTTTAGAAATGACTGTCTGCCATGTGCTCTTGggaagaccttggcaatatgacaAAAAGAGCATGCATAATGGATTTACCAACACCTATACTATTAGACATGAAGGGAAGCTTAAAGAACTGATTCCCCTGCCTCCCCACAAAGTCATACCTCCTCCTGTGAGGAAACCTGTCCACTTGATCAGATGA
- the LOC130804279 gene encoding NADH dehydrogenase [ubiquinone] iron-sulfur protein 7, mitochondrial, which produces MALLARAATRNTAIKALQPISSTITSSFHTTLPSSSSATTTQPTTYGKAPPPALPKAAEYVISKVDDLMNWARRGSIWPMTFGLACCAVEMMHTGAARYDLDRFGIIFRPSPRQSDCMIVAGTLTNKMAPALRKVYDQMPEPRWVISMGSCANGGGYYHYSYSVVRGCDRIVPVDIYVPGCPPTAEALLYGLLQLQKKINRRKDFLHWWTK; this is translated from the exons ATGGCGCTCTTAGCTCGAGCCGCAACACGAAACACCGCCATTAAAGCCCTTCAACCTATTTCCTCAACCATCACATCTTCCTTCCACActactcttccttcttcttcctccgcGACAACAACGCAACCAACTACCTATGGAAAAGCCCCTCCTCCAGCATTACCCAAGGCGGCGGAGTACGTCATCTCCAAAGTTGATGATCTTATGAATTGGGCTCGCCGCGGGTCTATTTGGCCCATGACTTTTGGGCTTGCTTGCTGTGCTGTTGAGATGATGCACACCGGTGCTGCCCGTTACGATCTGGATCGATTCGGTATCATTTTTAGGCCTAGTCCTCGTCAGTCTGATTGTATGATTGTTGCTGGTACTCTTACTAATAAGATGGCTCCTGCTCTTCGCAA GGTTTATGATCAGATGCCTGAGCCTAGGTGGGTTATATCTATGGGAAGCTGTGCAAATGGAGGTGGATACTACCATTATTCATACTCTGTTGTCCGAGGTTGTGATCGGATTGTTCCAGTGGATATCTATGTCCCTGGTTGCCCACCAACAGCTGAGGCTTTGCTTTATGGACTTCTACAGCTACAGAAGAAGATCAACAGACGCAAGGATTTCCTTCATTGGTGGACTAAGTGA
- the LOC130803844 gene encoding uncharacterized protein LOC130803844, giving the protein MAEEAQYDSHKRKYDEEATPPRSRRPSGFSDGPPPSAAPYGYVPPPLEDFELAKQKIQELANLAKRSKFENGAYPSNLNALSSDHKPLASNIQVGSTAPSYSGSKKIEIPNGRVGVIIGRAGDTIKNLQLQSGARIQVTRDAEHDPNMQSRTVELMGNQDQIAKAEQLINQVLAEADAGGPGAVSRRFSGAPGSEPLVLKVPNNKVGLVIGKGGETIKNIQSRSGARVQVIPLHLPPGDAPMERTVQIDGTSEQIEIAKQMVNEVIENRVRNPGMNEGYPQQNYQARPPTNWAPPPSQMQQATGYGHMQPSGAYPGASSQYNQQPYPSYPPQNWDQSSAPQSQQPPQATGYDYYGQQQPQSQQQPQHQPYNGSQSGNTGYNYNQPPTSGGYSQQGYSQDGYGAGYPGYGQPPVNAQGGYGTTPGYSTPGYGTANPPTQEGHPATYGTQGDAAQAAASGQSQQGYMASQPSSNPPYSTQPGYGVPPTSQPGYGNLPQGGAYGSGYGPLQGQKTPPNPSAYGQPQQSPSQGAGYAPPATSQPGYPPVQPSAQSGAAAYGAAAQPGATAAYGTAAQPGAYPQAYGAPPATAQSYPQQSYYGGAYSQPAAYPADDSAVSAAPASQPPAQSNGAAKGSPQSL; this is encoded by the exons atggcGGAAGAAGCTCAATACGATTCGCACAAGAGAAAGTACGATGAAGAAGCTACTCCACCTCGTTCGCGACGCCCTTCAGGATTTTCAGACGGTCCTCCTCCATCAGCAGCGCCTTACGGCTACGTTCCTCCTCCTTTGGAAGATTTTGAACTTGCTAAGCAGAAGATTCAAGAGCTTGCAAATCTAGCTAAGCGTTCCAAGTTCGAGAATGGCGCTTATCCTTCCAATCTTAACGCTTTATCATCAG ATCACAAGCCTTTGGCGTCTAATATTCAAGTTGGAAGCACAGCACCTAGCTACTCTGGTAGCAAAAAGATTGAAATACCCAACGGACGGGTTGGTGTTATCATTGGTAGAGCCGGGGACACCATAAAGAACCTTCAGCTTCAATCCGGAGCAAGGATCCAGGTGACTAGAGATGCAGAACATGATCCAAATATGCAAAGCAGAACAGTTGAGCTAATGGGAAATCAAGATCAAATTGCAAAGGCTGAACAACTCATTAACCAGGTTCTTGCCGAG GCTGATGCTGGAGGTCCTGGCGCTGTTTCAAGGAGGTTTTCAGGAGCACCCGGGTCTGAACCTCTTGTCTTGAAGGTCCCAAACAATAAG GTTGGTTTGGTGATTGGGAAAGGAGGTGAGACCATAAAGAACATACAATCCAGATCAGGAGCAAGAGTTCAG GTTATACCATTGCATCTTCCCCCTGGTGATGCACCTATGGAAAGAACAGTACAGATTGACGGTACCAGTGAGCAAATTGAGATTGCAAAACAAATGGTTAATGAGGTTATTGAG AATCGCGTTAGAAATCCAGGAATGAATGAAGGATACCCTCAGCAAAACTATCAAGCACGTCCTCCTACGAATTGGGCCCCTCCACCGTCCCAGATGCAGCAAGCCACTGGTTATGGCCACATGCAGCCATCTGGGGCTTATCCTGGTGCGTCCTCCCAATACAATCAGCAACCTTACCCTAGCTATCCTCCACAAAACTGGGATCAGTCAAGTGCTCCTCAAAGCCAGCAGCCTCCTCAAGCAACTGGATATGATTACTATGGCCAACAGCAACCCCAATCTCAGCAGCAGCCGCAGCATCAGCCTTACAATGGGTCTCAAAGTGGCAACACTGGTTACAACTACAATCAGCCTCCAACATCTGGTGGATATAGCCAACAAGGGTATTCTCAGGATGGATATGGAGCTGGGTACCCAGGTTATGGCCAGCCACCTGTAAATGCTCAAGGTGGTTATGGAACCACTCCTGGTTACAGTACTCCTGGTTATGGTACAGCCAACCCTCCAACTCAAGAAGGCCACCCTGCAACGTATGGAACCCAAGGTGATGCTGCTCAAGCAGCAGCATCAGGACAATCTCAACAGGGATACATGGCAAGCCAGCCTAGCTCTAACCCTCCCTACTCAACTCAGCCTGGTTATGGAGTGCCTCCAACCTCACAACCCGGTTATGGGAATCTGCCTCAGGGAGGAGCGTATGGTTCTGGATATGGTCCGCTTCAGGGCCAAAAAACACCACCAAATCCATCAGCGTATGGTCAGCCTCAACAGTCACCATCTCAAGGAGCAGGTTATGCTCCACCTGCTACCAGTCAACCTGGATATCCACCTGTTCAACCTTCTGCTCAATCAGGTGCTGCTGCATATGGAGCTGCTGCTCAGCCAGGTGCTACTGCTGCATACGGAACTGCTGCTCAGCCAGGTGCTTATCCTCAAGCATACGGGGCACCACCTGCAACTGCACAGAGCTATCCACAGCAATCATACTATGGTGGTGCTTATTCTCAGCCTGCTGCATATCCAGCTGACGATAGTGCGGTGTCTGCTGCTCCTGCTTCTCAACCTCCTGCTCAATCAAATGGAGCTGCCAAAGGTTCACCTCAAAGCTTGTGA